One genomic region from Apodemus sylvaticus chromosome 1, mApoSyl1.1, whole genome shotgun sequence encodes:
- the Zscan4 gene encoding LOW QUALITY PROTEIN: zinc finger and SCAN domain-containing protein 4 (The sequence of the model RefSeq protein was modified relative to this genomic sequence to represent the inferred CDS: substituted 2 bases at 2 genomic stop codons): protein MSHKHYSLHPNFLTIFTTIATQFRGLFQHGTSAQDLQTDNLEFIPTHSSGVQWAEDIYNSPSAPLNVSPNNNHCWVKQELHCLWKMFTSWLQPEKQSKEQMTISQMVLKQFLLTELYKDEFALTEKWKSSGRDMRRFMESLTDECLKPPVMVHVSMQGQEGLFSENMPLKEVIKLLKQQQSATRPTPSNARMPVDITQDILLTRGQENSENECDSSWNFPEVNTGDNCTGNEMNSLLIIQKEQDPEQEXRCVFFQFSQGRGRASQGNSSHHVKFLGAPTTVDVSMEPESMDLFRTANSNQERYYGDPKPYTCEQCPRKFKYACHLSSYLRTHLNKRALSSDTCGKIFKGVSDLXIHEIIHMPEKPFLCSTCKRSFSHKMNLKAHERIHTGEKPYACSLCTLSFRQSSTYHHMRNYHKSD, encoded by the exons atgtcccataaacattaTTCTCTCCATCCAAATTTTCTGACCATTTTTACAACAATAGCTACTCAGTTTAGAGGATTGTTTCAGCATGGGACATCAGCACAGGACCTTCAGACAGACAATTTAGAGTTTATTCCAACTCATAGTTCTGGTGTGCAGTGGGCTGAAGACATCTATAACTCACCAAGTGCTCCACTCAACGTTTCCCCAAACAACAATCACTGCTGGGTAAAGCAGGAGCTACATTGTCTCTGGAAGATGTTTACCTCATGGTTGCAGCCAGAAAAGCAGAGCAAGGAGCAGATGACCATTTCTCAAATGGTCTTGAAGCAGTTTCTCCTCACTGAGCTCTACAAGGATGAGTTTGCTTtgacagaaaagtggaaatcCAGTGGCAGAGACATGAGAAGATTCATGGAGAGTCTGACTGATGAGTGCTTGAAACCTCCTGTCATG GTCCATGTCTCCATGCAAGGACAGGAAGGCCTCTTTTCTGAAAACATGCCATTAAAAGAAGTCATCAAGCTTTTAAAACAGCAGCAATCAGCCACAAGGCCAACACCAAGTAATGCAAGGATGCCAGTTGACATTACACAAGATATATTGTTGACCAGAG GACAAGAAAACAGTGAAAATGAATGTGATTCTTCTTGGAATTTTCCTGAAGTAAACACTGGTGATAACTGTACTGGAAATGAGATGAACTCCCTTCTTATTATCCAGAAAGAACAGGACCCTGAGCAGGAATAGAGATGTGTGTTTTTTCAATTCTCTCAGGGTAGAGGAAGAGCAAGTCAAGGCAACTCCAGTCATCATGTAAAGTTCCTGGGTGCTCCTACTACTGTTGATGTCTCCATGGAGCCAGAATCAATGGATTTATTCAGAACAGCCAACTCT aatcaaGAAAGATACTATGGGGATCCCAAACCCTACACCTGTGAACAATGTCCTAGAAAGTTCAAATATGCCTGTCATCTTTCATCCTACTTGAGAACTCACCTGAATAAGAGGGCATTGTCCTCTGACACCTGTGGGAAAATATTCAAAGGAGTCTCTGACCTCTAAATTCATGAGATCATACACATGCCAGAGAAGCCTTTCCTATGCAGCACATGCAAAAGGTCCTTCAGCCACAAGATGAACCTGAAGGCTCATGAGAGGAttcacacaggagaaaagccTTATGCCTGTTCCCTATGTACCCTTAGCTTCCGCCAATCATCCACTTACCACCACATGAGGAATTACCACAAATCTGACTGA